DNA sequence from the Streptomyces sp. HUAS 15-9 genome:
GGGACGGGTCGATGTGCGCGAGGCCGAAGGACCGTACGCCCGGGGTGTCGACGACCCAGCCGTTCGCGCCGGTGAGCGGCAGCGCGAGCGCCGAGGTCGTGGTGTGGCGGCCGCGGCCCGTCACCGCGTTCACCCGGCCCGTCGTACGGCGGCGGTCCTGCGGGACGAGAGCGTTGACCAGGGTCGTCTTGCCCACGCCCGAGTGACCCACGAACGCCGTGATCTTGCCGTCGAGGTGCTCGCGGACGCGGTCGGCCGCGTCGCCGTTCTCCAACTCCTCGCGGCTGGTGACGACGTAGGGGATGTCCAGGTCTCCGTAGAGCTCCAGCAGCTTGTCTGGCGGGGCCAGGTCCGACTTGGTCATCACCAGCAGGGGTTCGAGGCCGCCGTCGTAGGCCGCGACCAGACAGCGGTCGATCAGGCGGGGGCGCGGCTCCGGGTCGGCCAGGGCCGTGACGATGGCCAGCTGGTCGGCGTTGGCGACGACCACGCGCTCGTACGGGTCGTCGTCGTCGGCGGTCCGGCGCAGCAGCGAGGTGCGCTCCTCGATGCGGACGATACGGGCGAGGGTGTCCTTCTTCCCGGACAGATCGCCGACGAGGGCCACCCGGTCGCCGACCACCGCCGCCTTGCGGCCAAGTTCACGGGCCTTCATCGCCACGATCGGCATGTCGTCGACGAGGCAGGTCAGACGGCCCCGGTCCACGGTGAGGACCATGCCCTCGGCGGCGTCCTCGTGTTTCGGGCGGATGTTCGTGCGAGGCCGGTTGCCCTTGCGGTTCGGGCGGCTGCGGATGTCGTCCTCGTCGGTGTGCTTGCCGTAGCGGCGCATGGCGGTCGGTCCCCTACGCCCTGTCGCTCCCGAGCATCCCGGCCCACATGTCGGGGAAGTCCGGCAGCGTCTTCGCCGTGGTCGCCACGTTCTCGATCTGCACGCCCTCGACCGCCAGGCCGATGATCGCGCCGGCGGTCGCCATGCGGTGGTCCTCGTAGGTGTGGAAGACGCCGCCGT
Encoded proteins:
- the rsgA gene encoding ribosome small subunit-dependent GTPase A, translated to MRRYGKHTDEDDIRSRPNRKGNRPRTNIRPKHEDAAEGMVLTVDRGRLTCLVDDMPIVAMKARELGRKAAVVGDRVALVGDLSGKKDTLARIVRIEERTSLLRRTADDDDPYERVVVANADQLAIVTALADPEPRPRLIDRCLVAAYDGGLEPLLVMTKSDLAPPDKLLELYGDLDIPYVVTSREELENGDAADRVREHLDGKITAFVGHSGVGKTTLVNALVPQDRRRTTGRVNAVTGRGRHTTTSALALPLTGANGWVVDTPGVRSFGLAHIDPSRVIHAFPDLEPGTEGCPRACSHDEPDCALDEWVAEGHADPARLYSLRRLLATRESKEGD